A section of the Mycolicibacterium anyangense genome encodes:
- the pyrH gene encoding UMP kinase — MGEPASTNGVEPSANESRPLRPKYARVLLKLGGEMFGGGAVGLDPDVVAQVARQIAEVVRSGVQVAVVIGGGNFFRGAQLQQRGMERTRSDYMGMLGTVMNSLALQDFLEKEGIVTRVQTAITMGQVAEPYLPLRAVRHLEKGRVVIFGAGMGLPYFSTDTTAAQRALEIGADVVLMAKAVDGVFTDDPRENPDAQLLTEISHREVIDRELRVADATAFSLCMDNGMPILVFNLLTDGNIARAVAGEKIGTLVTT, encoded by the coding sequence ATGGGGGAGCCGGCCAGCACCAACGGCGTCGAGCCGTCGGCGAACGAGTCCCGTCCGCTGCGCCCGAAGTATGCGCGCGTGCTGCTCAAACTCGGCGGCGAGATGTTCGGCGGCGGGGCCGTCGGCCTCGACCCCGATGTGGTCGCCCAGGTGGCCCGCCAGATCGCCGAGGTCGTGCGCAGTGGTGTGCAGGTCGCCGTGGTCATCGGTGGCGGCAACTTCTTCCGCGGTGCGCAGCTGCAACAGCGCGGTATGGAGCGCACCCGCTCGGACTACATGGGCATGCTCGGCACCGTGATGAACAGCCTTGCGCTGCAGGATTTCCTGGAGAAGGAGGGCATCGTCACCCGGGTGCAGACCGCGATCACCATGGGTCAGGTCGCCGAGCCTTACCTGCCGCTGCGTGCGGTACGGCACCTGGAGAAGGGCCGGGTGGTGATCTTCGGCGCCGGTATGGGCCTGCCGTACTTCTCCACCGACACCACCGCCGCCCAGCGTGCCCTGGAGATCGGTGCCGACGTGGTGCTGATGGCCAAGGCGGTCGACGGCGTGTTCACCGACGACCCGCGGGAGAACCCCGACGCGCAACTGCTCACCGAGATCAGCCATCGCGAGGTCATCGACCGCGAACTGCGGGTCGCGGACGCCACGGCGTTCAGCCTGTGCATGGACAACGGAATGCCAATCCTGGTCTTCAACCTGCTGACCGACGGGAATATCGCCCGGGCCGTCGCAGGTGAGAAGATCGGGACGCTGGTCACGACCTAG
- a CDS encoding glycosyltransferase, protein MLYEPEGTYPEFADRDIRVSPLNRVGPLRRHHRAALPVLPFAAQAMTVDADLVITSSSGWAHGFRTTGEKLVYCYSPARWLYASDMYLGEGAGVMKRAVLAALGPYLKRWDKRAALSCQRYVAISSVTQTRIRDAYGIDAPVLPAPVAMTGAERATTIDDVTDWLARSGAQRPDGAFYLCVSRLLPYKNVDQVVRAFADLDRRLIVVGRGPEAERIRALAPANVLMLEGLSDSEMVWLYQNCRAVVAASYEDYGLTPIEAGVWGRPSIVLRWGGFVDTVIDGGTGVFFDRPEASEIARAVRLLESSRFDEGEIRGAMERFSEARFIDGLRSEIQATIGVAA, encoded by the coding sequence TTGCTATACGAGCCGGAAGGTACGTATCCGGAGTTCGCCGACCGCGACATCCGGGTCTCCCCGCTCAACCGGGTGGGACCGCTGCGGCGGCACCATCGTGCTGCGTTGCCGGTACTCCCGTTCGCCGCGCAGGCGATGACGGTCGACGCGGATCTGGTGATCACCAGCTCCAGCGGCTGGGCGCATGGCTTTCGCACCACGGGGGAGAAGCTCGTCTACTGCTACTCCCCGGCGCGGTGGCTCTACGCCAGCGACATGTATCTGGGCGAGGGGGCCGGAGTGATGAAGCGGGCCGTCCTGGCCGCCCTCGGCCCCTACCTCAAGCGGTGGGACAAGCGCGCGGCGCTGTCCTGCCAGCGTTACGTCGCGATCTCGTCGGTCACCCAGACCCGCATCCGCGACGCGTACGGCATCGACGCTCCGGTGCTCCCCGCGCCGGTCGCAATGACCGGCGCCGAGCGGGCGACAACGATCGACGACGTGACGGATTGGCTGGCGCGTTCCGGTGCGCAACGGCCCGACGGCGCCTTCTACCTGTGCGTCTCGCGTCTGCTGCCTTACAAGAACGTCGATCAGGTGGTACGTGCGTTCGCCGACCTGGATCGGCGGCTGATCGTCGTGGGCCGTGGTCCCGAGGCCGAGCGTATTCGCGCCCTCGCTCCCGCCAATGTCCTCATGCTCGAAGGCCTTTCGGACAGCGAGATGGTGTGGCTGTATCAGAACTGTCGTGCGGTGGTGGCGGCCAGCTACGAGGACTACGGGCTGACCCCGATCGAGGCCGGGGTCTGGGGCCGGCCGAGCATCGTGTTGCGCTGGGGAGGCTTCGTCGACACCGTGATCGACGGTGGCACCGGGGTGTTCTTCGATCGACCGGAGGCGTCCGAGATCGCTCGCGCCGTCCGACTGCTGGAGTCCTCGCGATTCGACGAGGGCGAGATCCGCGGCGCAATGGAGCGCTTCAGCGAAGCCCGATTCATCGACGGGCTGCGTTCCGAAATACAAGCGACCATAGGGGTAGCGGCATGA
- a CDS encoding cryptochrome/photolyase family protein, protein MSSTLLWFRRDLRVHDLPPLLEAAADSAEVLGVFVLDPRLEQSSGPRRLQFLGDSLRALADTLDGRLLIVRGRPETQIPALAAQIEADTVHISADFSPFGTRRDRTVAEALAGDGRTVQATGSPYLVSPGRVTKDDGSAYKVFTPFLARWREVGWRGPAQSAQAGAWIDPDTLAGVDRVEAPDPGATMDVEAGEAAARRHWDEFVDTGLADYAEDRNRPDKPGTSRMSAHLKFGTIHPRTMAADLDVRTTGAAAYLRELAFRDFYAAVLAEWPESAWRNWNRNYDAIEVDTDAAAKTAFDAWTQGRTGYPIVDAGMRQLLETGFMHNRVRMIVASFLVKDLHLPWQWGARWFLDQLVDGDVANNQHGWQWCAGSGTDAAPYFRVFNPTAQGEKFDPGGDYVRRWVPELAGPDVLVTDVHKLKGGRPAAYPEPIVDHATERVEALARYGRIG, encoded by the coding sequence ATGTCGTCCACACTGCTGTGGTTTCGCCGCGATCTTCGCGTGCACGACCTGCCGCCACTGCTGGAAGCCGCCGCCGACAGCGCCGAGGTACTCGGCGTCTTCGTCCTCGATCCGCGGCTCGAACAGTCCTCAGGGCCCCGCCGCCTGCAGTTCCTGGGCGACTCGCTGCGTGCACTGGCGGACACGCTCGACGGCCGGTTGCTGATCGTCCGGGGCCGGCCCGAGACCCAGATCCCGGCGCTGGCCGCCCAGATCGAGGCCGACACCGTCCACATCTCCGCCGATTTCAGCCCGTTCGGCACGCGCCGCGACCGGACGGTCGCCGAGGCGTTGGCCGGCGACGGCCGGACAGTGCAGGCCACCGGGTCCCCTTACCTGGTCTCACCGGGCCGGGTGACCAAGGACGACGGCAGTGCCTACAAGGTGTTCACCCCCTTCCTGGCCCGGTGGCGCGAGGTCGGCTGGCGTGGGCCGGCCCAGTCAGCGCAGGCCGGCGCCTGGATCGACCCGGACACGCTCGCCGGCGTCGACCGGGTCGAAGCCCCCGACCCGGGCGCGACGATGGATGTCGAGGCCGGCGAGGCCGCCGCGCGGCGCCACTGGGACGAGTTCGTGGATACCGGGCTGGCCGACTACGCCGAGGACCGCAACCGCCCCGACAAACCGGGCACCAGCCGGATGTCGGCGCACCTGAAGTTCGGGACCATTCATCCCCGCACCATGGCCGCCGACCTCGACGTGCGAACCACCGGTGCCGCGGCCTACCTGCGCGAGCTGGCGTTTCGCGACTTCTACGCCGCCGTGCTGGCCGAGTGGCCCGAGAGCGCCTGGCGCAATTGGAACCGCAACTACGACGCCATCGAGGTCGACACCGACGCCGCGGCGAAGACGGCCTTCGACGCCTGGACGCAGGGCCGCACCGGGTATCCGATCGTGGATGCCGGGATGCGCCAGCTGCTCGAGACCGGGTTCATGCACAACCGGGTGCGCATGATCGTCGCCTCCTTCCTGGTCAAGGACCTGCACCTGCCCTGGCAGTGGGGCGCACGGTGGTTCCTCGACCAGCTCGTCGACGGGGATGTCGCCAACAACCAGCACGGCTGGCAGTGGTGCGCGGGGTCCGGCACCGACGCCGCCCCGTATTTCCGGGTGTTCAACCCGACCGCGCAGGGCGAGAAGTTCGACCCGGGCGGTGACTACGTGCGCCGCTGGGTCCCCGAGCTGGCGGGGCCCGACGTGTTGGTCACCGACGTCCACAAACTCAAGGGCGGGCGGCCCGCGGCCTACCCCGAACCGATCGTCGACCACGCCACCGAACGGGTCGAGGCGCTGGCGCGTTACGGGCGGATCGGCTGA
- a CDS encoding GDP-mannose 4,6-dehydratase produces the protein MRLIPGIDEPKKSALITGVTGQDGLYLSELLLSKGYTVYGLIRGQNNPKEVMLRETVPGVQIVTGDLLDMSSLMRALTIAEPDEVYNLGAVSFVAYSWRNARLTTDVTGGGVLNMLEAIRLYQDIAGRKVRFYQASSSEMFGKVQQVPQTESTLLWPRSPYGVAKVYGHYMTVNYRESYDMHASSGILFNHESPRRGVEFVTRKVSRAVARIALGGQSHVTLGNLDARRDWGFAGDYVEAMYRMLQQDVADDYVICTGRTHSIREMLDIAFATVGIEDWEPYVQLDKSLIRPAEVDLLVGDATKAQRVLGWQPSVGFRELIEMMVYSDLDSESRAMRAAAL, from the coding sequence ATGAGACTCATTCCAGGAATCGACGAGCCGAAGAAGTCGGCGCTGATCACCGGCGTCACCGGACAGGACGGGCTGTACCTCTCGGAATTGCTGCTGTCCAAGGGGTACACCGTCTACGGGCTGATCCGGGGCCAGAACAATCCCAAAGAGGTGATGCTGCGCGAGACGGTCCCCGGTGTGCAGATCGTCACCGGCGACCTGCTCGACATGTCGAGTTTGATGCGCGCGTTGACGATTGCCGAGCCCGACGAGGTGTACAACCTGGGAGCGGTCTCGTTCGTGGCGTACTCCTGGCGCAACGCTCGGTTGACCACCGATGTCACCGGTGGCGGGGTCCTCAACATGCTCGAGGCCATTCGGCTCTACCAGGACATCGCCGGTCGCAAGGTCCGGTTCTACCAGGCCTCCAGTTCCGAGATGTTCGGGAAGGTCCAGCAGGTGCCGCAGACCGAATCGACGCTGTTGTGGCCGCGGTCGCCCTACGGCGTGGCCAAGGTGTACGGCCACTACATGACCGTCAACTACCGTGAGTCCTACGATATGCACGCCAGCTCGGGAATCCTGTTCAACCACGAGTCCCCAAGGCGCGGAGTCGAATTCGTCACCCGCAAGGTCTCGCGAGCGGTGGCGCGGATTGCGCTGGGCGGTCAGTCGCATGTCACCCTCGGCAATCTCGACGCTCGCCGGGACTGGGGTTTTGCCGGCGACTATGTCGAGGCGATGTACCGCATGCTGCAGCAGGACGTCGCCGATGACTACGTGATCTGCACCGGCCGTACCCATTCCATCCGCGAGATGCTGGACATCGCGTTCGCCACGGTGGGGATCGAGGACTGGGAACCCTATGTCCAGTTGGACAAGTCGCTGATCCGGCCAGCCGAGGTGGACCTGCTGGTGGGCGATGCCACCAAGGCGCAGCGGGTGCTCGGCTGGCAGCCGAGCGTGGGCTTCCGCGAGCTCATCGAGATGATGGTGTACAGCGATCTCGACAGCGAGTCGCGTGCCATGCGCGCGGCCGCGCTGTAG
- the puuE gene encoding allantoinase PuuE, whose amino-acid sequence MNPVDGAAGYPRDMVGYGPHPPDPQWPGQAHIALQFVLNYEEGAENNVLHGDPASETFLSEMIGAQAFPNRHMSMESLYEYGSRAGLWRLLRVFDRRDLPLTVFGVAMALARNPEAVAAFTARGDEIACHGLRWISYQLVDAATEREHMARAVDLIAELTGAPPLGWYTGRDSPQTRSLVVEHGGFLYDSDSYADDLPYWTTVDGTDHLVVPYTLDTNDMRFASAGGFPSGEQFFAHLRDAFDVLYAEGVAGSPKMLSIGLHCRLAGRPARTAALERFLDHVQSHDKVWITRRVDIARHWIERFPVPFA is encoded by the coding sequence ATGAACCCCGTCGACGGTGCGGCCGGATACCCGCGTGACATGGTCGGCTACGGCCCGCACCCGCCGGATCCGCAGTGGCCCGGGCAGGCCCACATCGCGTTGCAGTTCGTCCTCAATTACGAGGAAGGTGCGGAGAACAACGTCCTGCACGGCGATCCCGCATCGGAGACGTTCCTCTCGGAAATGATTGGCGCCCAGGCATTCCCGAATCGGCATATGAGCATGGAGTCGCTCTACGAGTACGGTTCACGTGCTGGGCTGTGGCGCCTGCTGCGGGTCTTCGACCGGCGCGACCTGCCGCTGACCGTGTTCGGCGTGGCGATGGCGCTGGCCCGAAACCCCGAGGCGGTGGCGGCGTTCACGGCGCGCGGAGACGAGATCGCCTGCCACGGCCTGCGCTGGATCAGTTACCAGCTGGTCGACGCCGCCACCGAACGTGAGCACATGGCCCGGGCCGTGGACCTCATCGCCGAGCTCACCGGAGCGCCGCCGCTGGGCTGGTACACCGGGCGGGATTCTCCGCAGACCCGCAGCCTGGTGGTCGAGCACGGCGGCTTCCTCTACGACTCCGATTCCTATGCCGACGATCTGCCGTACTGGACGACGGTGGACGGTACCGACCACCTGGTGGTGCCCTACACGCTGGACACCAATGACATGCGGTTCGCCAGTGCCGGTGGTTTTCCTTCTGGCGAGCAATTTTTCGCGCACCTGCGCGACGCTTTCGATGTGCTCTACGCCGAGGGCGTGGCCGGCTCGCCCAAGATGCTCTCGATCGGACTGCACTGCCGGCTGGCCGGGCGGCCCGCCCGCACCGCTGCCCTGGAGCGGTTCCTGGACCATGTGCAATCGCACGACAAGGTGTGGATCACCCGCCGGGTGGACATTGCGCGGCACTGGATCGAGCGTTTTCCCGTTCCCTTCGCATAG
- a CDS encoding glycosyltransferase family protein, translated as MGGSLAGARLIYLGPRDGAGGVGDYAQQFLDAVRPLFGAVVEYRHGGPGEDGVADLRRHRRAVGTLIDEPYPGPTLVHAELSGGAVTPFWAIAGRRDVALSATVHDPPNLIWWPWRTRFMANHRLVNHGVHVPLQAVSRRVERSVAAGLQLFSLTDSGARSLASAYPRARVARVPHIAPVRRAVTPAPQRPLAVGFFGLVYRGKGFELIGRIRELLSDDVAIRVAGRGTEQLPSVPGIDIVGGVEGADEDAFFESVRAVVVPYGRRTFYGPAYPSSAVVTHAIGYGTPVICSDHGALVDLDQRHGAVVVRVPSTDSTGGVEQFCWAIDYLVKDSERLHQLGANAILERDRRSPQRVAQAYAEHWSRMVGTR; from the coding sequence ATGGGCGGCTCACTGGCCGGCGCCCGGCTCATCTACCTCGGCCCGCGGGACGGGGCCGGCGGGGTCGGGGATTATGCCCAGCAGTTCCTCGACGCCGTGCGCCCGCTCTTCGGCGCCGTCGTCGAATACCGGCACGGCGGCCCCGGCGAGGACGGCGTGGCCGACCTGCGGCGGCACCGCCGGGCCGTCGGCACGCTGATCGACGAACCGTATCCCGGACCCACCCTGGTGCATGCCGAACTCAGTGGCGGTGCGGTGACGCCGTTCTGGGCCATCGCCGGGCGTCGGGATGTGGCCCTGAGCGCTACGGTGCACGACCCGCCGAACCTGATCTGGTGGCCGTGGCGCACCCGCTTCATGGCCAACCATCGACTGGTCAACCACGGGGTGCATGTACCGCTGCAGGCCGTCTCGCGCCGCGTCGAGCGATCGGTGGCCGCCGGATTGCAGCTGTTCTCGCTGACCGACAGCGGGGCCCGGTCGCTGGCGTCGGCGTATCCGCGGGCCCGGGTGGCCAGGGTGCCGCATATCGCGCCGGTGCGCCGTGCGGTGACGCCGGCCCCGCAGCGTCCCCTCGCCGTGGGGTTCTTCGGATTGGTCTATCGCGGAAAGGGTTTCGAGCTGATCGGCCGGATCCGTGAACTCCTCAGCGATGATGTTGCGATCCGGGTGGCCGGCCGCGGAACCGAACAGCTGCCATCCGTTCCCGGCATCGACATCGTCGGCGGTGTCGAAGGCGCCGACGAGGATGCCTTCTTCGAGTCGGTCCGTGCCGTCGTCGTGCCCTACGGCCGGCGCACCTTCTACGGCCCCGCGTACCCGTCCTCCGCGGTGGTGACCCACGCGATCGGCTACGGCACACCGGTGATCTGCAGTGACCACGGGGCACTGGTGGACCTCGACCAACGGCACGGTGCCGTCGTGGTGCGGGTACCGAGTACCGACAGCACCGGTGGCGTCGAGCAGTTCTGCTGGGCCATCGACTATCTGGTCAAGGATTCCGAGCGGCTGCATCAACTCGGGGCCAACGCCATCCTGGAACGGGACAGGCGCTCGCCGCAGCGGGTCGCGCAGGCCTACGCCGAGCACTGGTCCCGGATGGTGGGCACCCGGTGA
- a CDS encoding GDP-mannose 4,6-dehydratase: MAYPPPSAGTALITGVTGQDGQYLAPLLHAFGFTVHGTVRPGSPPGRTPPGVPVVEHRVDLENRHAVLRLIESIDPQYVFHLAGVTSVAASWSDPVSTLNFNASSTTALLDACLRVQDEQGSPIVVVNASSAEIFSGAASSPQSEATPIEPTSPYGASKALGHMMCVIYRSRGLAASNAILYNHESPLRPTHFVTRKITAAVARIARGLQDSLTLGDLQTRRDWGWAPDYVDALYRIALQGVGDDFVIATGISHSIGDFVAAAFAEVGIDDWHSFVQTDATLRRPTDPVEMVGDSLYARRVLGWQPSVDFTDMVAAMVRHDLDEIAMPQHAVGGDL, translated from the coding sequence ATGGCTTACCCACCACCATCGGCAGGCACCGCTCTGATCACCGGTGTCACCGGGCAGGACGGCCAGTACCTGGCCCCGTTGTTGCATGCCTTCGGCTTCACCGTGCATGGGACGGTGCGGCCTGGCTCACCGCCGGGACGGACCCCGCCAGGGGTGCCGGTCGTCGAACACCGGGTGGACCTGGAGAACCGGCACGCCGTGCTGCGGCTCATCGAAAGCATTGACCCGCAGTACGTCTTCCATCTGGCCGGGGTGACCTCGGTGGCCGCGTCGTGGTCCGATCCGGTGTCGACACTGAACTTCAACGCCAGCTCCACGACCGCGTTGCTGGACGCCTGCCTGCGGGTTCAGGACGAGCAGGGTAGTCCGATCGTTGTGGTCAACGCCTCCAGCGCGGAGATCTTCTCCGGGGCGGCCTCATCACCGCAGTCCGAAGCCACCCCGATCGAGCCCACCTCGCCCTACGGTGCGTCGAAGGCGCTGGGCCACATGATGTGTGTGATCTATCGTTCGCGTGGGCTGGCGGCCTCCAACGCCATCCTCTACAACCACGAATCACCGCTTCGCCCGACACATTTCGTGACGCGGAAGATCACTGCAGCGGTCGCGCGGATCGCCCGTGGCCTGCAGGACTCACTCACGCTTGGTGACCTGCAGACCCGCAGGGACTGGGGGTGGGCGCCGGACTATGTCGATGCGCTGTACCGGATCGCCCTGCAAGGGGTGGGGGACGACTTCGTGATCGCGACCGGAATCTCGCACTCGATCGGCGACTTCGTGGCGGCTGCCTTCGCCGAAGTCGGAATCGACGACTGGCACTCGTTCGTGCAGACCGATGCCACCCTGCGCCGGCCGACCGATCCGGTGGAGATGGTGGGCGATTCCCTCTACGCCCGGCGCGTCCTGGGCTGGCAACCGTCGGTGGATTTCACCGACATGGTGGCCGCGATGGTGCGCCACGACCTCGACGAGATCGCAATGCCGCAACATGCCGTAGGAGGAGACCTATGA
- a CDS encoding phosphatidate cytidylyltransferase yields the protein MADTDSGTAGSDVPEKKTSRAGRDLPAAIAVGVVLGAMAIGSLLFAPTWWFPLLACAIAIATHEVIRRLREHGYTLPTIPLLVGGQAMIWLAWPWGVAGTLGAYGGTIVLAMVWRLVGQGLREQPVNYLRDIAATVLLATWVPLFASFTALLIRQDNGGVRVFTVIATVVFADIGGYAAGVLFGKHLLAPAISPKKSWEGLGGSLLFGIAAAVCSVTFLMHKPAWVGVPLGLMLVITGVLGDLVESQVKRDLGIKDMGTLLPGHGGIMDRIDAMLPSAVVGWIVLTLLA from the coding sequence GTGGCAGACACCGACTCCGGTACCGCCGGCTCCGACGTGCCGGAGAAGAAGACGTCCCGTGCCGGACGCGACCTGCCGGCCGCCATCGCGGTCGGGGTGGTGCTCGGCGCGATGGCCATCGGCAGCCTGCTGTTCGCGCCGACGTGGTGGTTCCCGCTGCTGGCCTGCGCGATCGCCATCGCCACCCATGAGGTGATCCGGCGCCTTCGTGAACACGGCTACACGCTGCCGACCATCCCGCTGCTGGTGGGCGGCCAGGCGATGATCTGGCTGGCCTGGCCCTGGGGGGTGGCGGGCACGCTCGGTGCCTATGGCGGCACGATCGTGCTCGCCATGGTGTGGCGGCTGGTGGGGCAGGGGTTGCGCGAGCAGCCGGTCAACTACCTGCGCGATATCGCGGCCACCGTGCTGCTGGCCACCTGGGTGCCGTTGTTCGCCAGCTTCACCGCGCTGCTGATCCGGCAGGACAACGGCGGTGTACGGGTTTTCACGGTGATCGCGACCGTGGTCTTCGCCGATATCGGCGGGTATGCCGCCGGGGTGCTGTTCGGCAAGCATCTGCTGGCTCCGGCGATCAGCCCGAAGAAGTCCTGGGAGGGGCTGGGGGGTTCGCTGCTGTTCGGCATCGCCGCTGCGGTGTGTTCGGTCACCTTCCTGATGCACAAGCCGGCCTGGGTGGGCGTTCCGCTGGGGTTGATGCTGGTGATCACCGGCGTGCTCGGTGACCTGGTCGAGTCGCAGGTCAAGCGGGATCTGGGCATCAAGGACATGGGCACGCTGCTACCCGGCCACGGCGGGATCATGGACCGGATCGACGCGATGCTGCCGTCAGCGGTCGTGGGCTGGATCGTGCTGACGCTGCTGGCGTGA
- the rlmN gene encoding 23S rRNA (adenine(2503)-C(2))-methyltransferase RlmN: protein MKQELVFEAPRRALPPRHFADLDAQARVAAVTELGLPAFRAKQLAQQYYGRLLADPQQMTDLPAAVRDTVGDALFPTLLTPARQIECDAGETRKTLWRAHDGTTFESVLMRYPNRNTVCISSQAGCGMACPFCATGQGGLTRNLSAAEILEQVRAAAVSSRDEFGERLSNVVFMGMGEPLANYARVVATVRRITAAPPEGFGISARSVTVSTVGLAPAIRKLADEHLGVTLALSLHTPDDELRDTLVPVNDRWKVSEALDAARYYADVTGRRVSIEYALIRDVNDQPWRADLLGKKLHRALGPLAHVNLIPLNPTPGSQWDASPKPVEREFVRRVRAQGVSCTVRDTRGREIAAACGQLAAEG from the coding sequence ATGAAACAAGAGCTGGTCTTCGAGGCCCCGCGTCGCGCACTGCCGCCGCGGCATTTCGCCGACCTCGATGCGCAGGCTCGAGTGGCGGCGGTGACCGAGTTGGGTCTGCCCGCTTTCCGCGCCAAGCAACTGGCCCAGCAGTACTACGGCAGGCTACTGGCCGACCCCCAGCAGATGACCGACCTGCCCGCCGCGGTGCGCGACACCGTCGGCGACGCCCTGTTCCCCACCTTGCTGACCCCTGCCCGCCAGATCGAGTGCGACGCCGGCGAGACCCGAAAGACGTTGTGGCGCGCCCACGACGGGACGACGTTCGAGTCGGTGCTCATGCGCTACCCGAATCGCAACACCGTCTGCATCTCCTCGCAGGCCGGCTGCGGGATGGCCTGCCCGTTCTGCGCGACCGGTCAGGGCGGGCTGACCCGCAACCTGTCGGCCGCCGAGATCCTGGAGCAGGTGCGGGCCGCCGCGGTGAGCTCACGCGACGAGTTCGGTGAGCGGTTGTCGAACGTCGTGTTCATGGGGATGGGGGAGCCGCTGGCGAACTATGCCCGGGTGGTGGCCACGGTGCGGCGCATCACGGCCGCGCCGCCGGAGGGGTTCGGGATCTCGGCCCGGTCGGTGACCGTGTCGACGGTCGGGCTGGCACCGGCGATCCGCAAGCTGGCCGACGAACACCTCGGCGTCACGCTGGCGTTGTCGCTGCACACCCCCGACGACGAGCTGCGTGACACCCTGGTGCCGGTGAACGACCGGTGGAAGGTCAGCGAGGCGCTGGACGCCGCGCGCTACTACGCCGACGTGACGGGCCGGCGGGTGTCCATCGAGTACGCCCTGATCCGTGACGTCAACGACCAGCCGTGGCGGGCCGACCTGCTCGGTAAGAAGCTGCACCGCGCCCTCGGGCCGCTGGCCCACGTCAACCTCATTCCGCTCAACCCCACGCCAGGCAGCCAGTGGGATGCCAGTCCCAAGCCGGTGGAGCGGGAGTTCGTGCGCCGGGTGCGCGCCCAGGGAGTGTCGTGCACGGTCCGCGACACCCGCGGCCGCGAGATCGCGGCGGCCTGCGGTCAGCTTGCCGCCGAAGGCTAG
- a CDS encoding acyltransferase, whose protein sequence is MQDISFLRKLYNRVGLLGFNLFFTYFPSHHVRQAYLRLFGAKIGKDSSIFRGTTILDIGNLTIGEACSIGFRCMLDARGGITIGDNVVLASDVHIIGGYHDHNDPSFAPILQPCVIEDYVWVASRSTILSGVTLGRGAVVGGCSMVRGDVGALQVVAGVPAKVLSTRNPDALRYRPKYRPLFY, encoded by the coding sequence ATGCAGGACATCTCGTTTCTCCGCAAGCTGTACAACCGCGTCGGGCTGCTGGGCTTCAACCTGTTCTTCACCTACTTCCCGTCGCATCATGTGCGGCAGGCCTATCTGCGATTGTTCGGCGCCAAGATCGGCAAGGACTCGTCGATCTTCCGCGGCACCACCATCCTGGATATCGGGAACCTGACGATCGGGGAGGCCTGCTCGATCGGCTTCCGCTGCATGCTCGACGCCCGCGGCGGAATCACGATCGGCGACAACGTGGTTCTGGCCTCTGACGTCCACATCATCGGCGGCTATCACGACCACAACGACCCGTCGTTCGCCCCGATCCTTCAGCCATGCGTCATCGAGGACTATGTCTGGGTCGCCAGCAGATCCACGATCCTGTCGGGGGTGACGCTCGGCCGCGGCGCCGTGGTCGGTGGCTGCTCGATGGTGCGTGGTGACGTGGGTGCGCTGCAGGTGGTGGCCGGAGTACCGGCCAAGGTACTCAGCACCCGTAACCCGGACGCGTTGCGATACCGTCCCAAGTACCGGCCGCTGTTCTACTAG
- the frr gene encoding ribosome recycling factor, with the protein MIEEALFDAEEKMEKAVAVARDDLASIRTGRANPGMFSRIVIDYYGSPTPITQVSSINVPEARMVVIKPYESNQLRAIEEAIRNSDLGVNPTNDGNIIRVSIPQLTEERRRDLVKQAKSKGEDAKVSVRNVRRKAMEELARIKKDGEAGEDEVGRAEKDLDKTTHTYVTQIDELVKHKEGELLEV; encoded by the coding sequence ATGATTGAAGAGGCGCTGTTCGACGCCGAAGAGAAGATGGAGAAGGCCGTCGCCGTCGCGCGCGACGATCTGGCCTCCATCCGTACCGGCCGGGCCAACCCCGGCATGTTCTCCCGCATCGTCATCGACTACTACGGATCGCCGACACCGATCACGCAGGTCTCGAGCATCAACGTCCCCGAGGCCCGGATGGTAGTCATCAAGCCCTACGAGTCCAACCAGTTGCGCGCCATCGAGGAGGCGATCCGCAACTCCGACCTCGGGGTCAATCCGACCAACGACGGCAACATCATCCGCGTCTCCATCCCGCAGCTGACCGAAGAGCGCCGCCGCGACCTGGTCAAGCAGGCCAAGTCCAAGGGCGAGGACGCCAAGGTCTCGGTGCGCAACGTCCGCCGCAAGGCGATGGAGGAACTGGCCCGGATCAAGAAGGACGGCGAGGCCGGCGAGGACGAGGTGGGCCGCGCCGAGAAGGATCTGGACAAGACCACCCACACCTACGTCACCCAGATCGACGAGCTGGTCAAGCACAAGGAAGGCGAACTGCTGGAGGTCTGA
- a CDS encoding DUF2631 domain-containing protein yields the protein MPSTEVERYNDVDPADVPSAAWGWSKIDYRAWYTFGIFAIGFLLLMLRGNHVGHVEDWFLIGFAILVAGVLIRDWWGRRRGWLR from the coding sequence ATGCCCAGCACCGAGGTGGAGCGCTACAACGACGTCGACCCCGCCGACGTGCCCTCGGCCGCCTGGGGTTGGAGCAAGATCGACTACCGCGCCTGGTACACCTTCGGCATCTTCGCCATCGGCTTCCTGCTGCTCATGCTTCGCGGCAACCACGTCGGCCACGTCGAGGACTGGTTCCTGATCGGCTTCGCCATCCTGGTCGCCGGGGTGCTCATCCGCGACTGGTGGGGCCGCCGCCGCGGCTGGCTGCGCTAA